From Paenibacillus sp. GP183, one genomic window encodes:
- a CDS encoding NAD(P)H-dependent oxidoreductase, giving the protein MNRIAVIIGSTRPGRNGEAVARWVYEIASKRNDAEYELVDIAQFNLPLLDEPVPPTMGQYTKEHTKAWAAKIATFDGFVFVTPEYNHATSGALKNAIDFLYNEWTNKAAGFVGYGSVGGSRAIENLRLILSELQIAHVRNSVMLSLFTDFENYSVFKPGAHQEPLVNGMLDQVVAWSGALKPLRK; this is encoded by the coding sequence ATGAACAGAATTGCTGTCATTATTGGAAGTACGCGTCCGGGTCGCAACGGTGAGGCTGTTGCCCGCTGGGTGTACGAAATTGCAAGCAAGCGAAATGACGCCGAGTATGAACTTGTAGATATCGCCCAGTTCAACCTGCCACTGCTTGACGAGCCTGTTCCTCCGACAATGGGTCAATACACGAAAGAGCATACAAAGGCATGGGCGGCAAAGATTGCAACTTTTGACGGATTCGTTTTTGTCACACCTGAATATAACCACGCAACATCCGGTGCCCTTAAGAATGCTATCGATTTTCTGTACAACGAATGGACTAATAAAGCAGCGGGATTTGTAGGCTACGGCAGTGTTGGAGGTTCACGCGCAATCGAGAATCTGCGGCTAATCCTGTCAGAGCTTCAGATTGCTCACGTTCGTAATTCAGTGATGTTATCGCTCTTTACCGATTTTGAGAACTACAGCGTATTCAAACCGGGTGCTCATCAAGAGCCATTGGTCAACGGTATGCTTGACCAGGTAGTCGCATGGAGCGGTGCTTTGAAGCCATTGCGAAAATAA